The Gavia stellata isolate bGavSte3 chromosome 1, bGavSte3.hap2, whole genome shotgun sequence DNA segment CAGCCTGGGATGACAAAGTGACCTAAGTGAAGGATTGCCCAGCTGAGCTCCCCGAGATGGCCCCAACTGAGTGCCAAAAGTCCTTGCTCCCAGAGCCCTGGGTGAGCTCAAGAGCCCAGGCAAACCCTCCCTCTGTGGCTTGGACCACTGCTTGGCCAGTGGTAGCAGGGGCATGCCGTCTGGCCTGGCAGCTCAGCGTGGCCTTGAGAAAGGGCtgccctttccctcttcctcaaCGCCTGGGGGCACCCCTCTCCACCCCTTTGCAAGGCCTTCAGAGCCTAGGGAGAAAATGTATCGCACCCCGTCCAACCAGTAGAGAGGTTGAAGATGTATTGCCAGTAGGGACGCACACCTATACaccacatatatacacatatatggGGTTGACCACACGGATCACAGACAGACGCACAGAGCAGTCACAGGAACACAGCCTTGACTCATCTGGATGGGTTTCATGCCTGGACAACAGGACTGATGGCTCTCCTGGGACAGCCATGGGAGGGGCCTGGACAGGGTGTTCCTTCTTCCGAGCCCTTTCTTTGGGTTCCTGACTGTCTTTGGGCCTCTCTGTGGAGCCGGGCTCGAGGAGCTGGGCCTCTGATGTGCTGATGGCTCCTGGGATGGGCCTCCCAGGAGTAGCCGGGGCAAGGTGTTCTTTGGGCTCCCCCCACCTGCCACTGGCTCTCTGTGCTCCGCTGTGGGTGCGCAGGTGGGCTTCTAGTGCATGATTTAGGCAGGTGATGGGACAGACTGCACTGGTCAGGCAGTGGGCATGGCCAGACAAGCATAACAACCAGACACTGTTTTCACATTCTGGGTGTGCAGACGGGCTTTTCTTGCATAGCCTAACACAGGGATCTGGAGAGACTGAGAGTAAGGCATCTGCTGTCAGCAATTCCAGTGGCGAAATTGCTGGTTTGGTGACTCACCCCTCttcttctgcctgctccctgccttgggCATAGAGGCACAGGCTGGCATCGCATCGGCTGTGCCTCTGGTACATATCCGTAAAGCCAGCGCCAGCCTCCCATGCTGGTTGTCTGcatgtgaaagaaaaggaagggcATGTGAGCCTCACCTGCTGCCAGCATAAGGGAGACCCAGGATCGAGTCAGGCATCTAGGATAGCCAGACACTTGAGCACCAGGGGTCCTGGGGAGCACCATGCAGCCAGTTTGGTTGCCTCTCTGAGCCCCAGATGACCTTGACCTGAGTGGtatcacaatggaatagactgcccagggaggtagtggagtcaccctccctggaggtattcaaggggcgtgtggacgtggcattgtgggacgtagcttgatgggcatggtggtgtgtggtgtgggtggtttgtggtgtggggttttttgtgtggttttttttggggggttttttgttggttttttttgtggtgattttttttttttgtttttgtttttttttttaatggttggacttgatgatcttacaggtcttttccaacctttgtgattctgtgattctgtgacctctGTTGTCAACggcctggcagggctggggagaaaCCTAGGAGGGAAGCAGGGGCTGCTTTTGCCCCAAAGGAGCATGGAGGCGAGAAGTTGAGTTGAGGTCTGAGAAAAACAATCAGGCAAGTTCTGGGAAGGGCAAATTCCTCCAGAACTCTCATCCATGAGCACCCCACTTCTTGCTCCGAAGGCTGAGTTCCTGCGGTCTGGTGCTTCCCTACCCGGGGCCCCCTGTCctgctctcctctcttctcagcAGCCCCTCTTGTGGGAGACAGAGCTTGGGGCAAAGAGCCTCTGGGCTGGCCCAGCACAGCTCGTCTGTCTTGCGGGCACAGTGGAAGGGCAGAAAAGAACCAACCTGGCAGGGACTTGGACCCCCagggaagacatttctggcagGAATTTCTCCCTGTCATTGCACTGGGGGCACCGGAAACAAAGCAGACCAGCGTGGAAAGCCTGTTGCTGCAAGAGAGAAAGACAAGTAGCGTGAGCGGGGCACTGCTGCCAGGCACCTGCCTTGCCTAAGGGGCACAGGAAGGGCCTCGTACCTGGATGCAGCCCCGATGGAACCAcgcctgcctgcagctggggcacACCATAGTCTGGTaggacagcttctcctccacGTGCTCCAGGCAAATGATGCAGGAGGTTTGGCCGTCCTGGTGCACCTGCACTGTTTGTGCTGGCCTGTGCTCCTGGCAGAAGGACCTGGGTGGGAGATGGAAGAAGAGGTGGGCAAGGTCAGGAAGTGCTGAGCTGCTATGGGGAAGGGGGCATAAATGAGCCCTCCACATCCTGGCTCTGGCTCCAGGAGGGCACTTGGAGGAGTCACTGTGGGGCACAACAAGCAGGTTCCTTGTCTGCTTGGCCACTGCTGGCAGGAGGGGGACGGAGGCAGAGGAGGCCCAGCACGAGGGCCATCAGCCCTTACCTGTACTGCCCAAAGAATTGGGAGATGCATCCATTTTCGCAGCCGCAGGGGAAATGGAAGCTGCGCTTGCACTTCTTCCCTTGGCAGGCAATGGTggcccccctctccccacagacaTAGCAGATCTGCAAAAAGCACAGCAGCCCTCCCGTCAGAGATGTGCTCTGGCCCCCCCAGGCCTGCCCCAAACCTTTGGCAAGGGTGCAGGGACCTGGGTGCTGCAGAGTCACATGCTGCAGATCCACCTTGTGGACTGCAGTCCCTTGCTTATGCTGAAGCCTCTCTGGAGATCCTGGGACTTGTGTTGCCTGGGGCTGCCTGAAACACCGGGATTTCCTTCCCATGGCACAGGCTCAGCCTGTTCTGGCACAACCCCctcccccacatcccccccacATGAGGTCTTCACCTTCCTAGTGGCCTGCTTCACCACCCATCGGACGTCCTCAGGGCGGATGTTGTGGACTTCGTTGTTCCTCGCCCACCTCGAGGAAAGCCCGTTGGCCAGATACTGAAAAACAGGACAGTCCAGGAGCTCATTAGGTGGGTGATGAAGGGACCGCTAGTGCTGCATGGTGCTTAGAGAGGATCTGGGCAGGCCATGGGCTGTGAGAACAGTCCCACACCCCTCAATCCTGCCAGGCTTGGGGTGGAGAGCCCAGGCTGCTGCGCTGGGGTACCAGGGGAAAgctgggggcagccccaggggaaCTCACCAGGCAATTCTCATGGGTGCAGACGCCGTTATCCTGGCTCTTCTCCCCATAAATATCTGGGTCAGCATCTTCCCGACCGCACAGCACGCACGCTGCAGAGGGGAGAGCAAAGGCCACAAGCACTGAGCACCTCTCTAGGGCGTGCAAAAGTGTCCTTGTAGAGGGATTTCCCTCCACAGGCCCACTCTGTCCCTGCCTTGCcgggggacaggcagggctggagctgcaggaagAGTGCTTGGTGGCTCTGGGGAGAAAGGGGCATTGCAGGCATGGCAAGCACCTATGTTTGTCATAACAGGCACGTGCGTGGTGGGCAGGAGTCACGAGCGGGGCCGGGGAAGGCTCTAGCTCGTATGGGGGGACAGAGTGCCTCCCTGCATTCTTTGGAGCGCTGCCTTTGCAGCCAGTCCCTGTGTTCCACAGGGGCAGCACGTCCTGCCTCTGCCAAAATCCCATCCTGTGCCAATTCCTGTCCCACTGGCTCTCGACAGCCCCAAAGGCAGGCCCTTTCCTTGGCCTCGGTGGCTACAGCGCTGTCCCGGCCTGTGCTTCCCCTACCCTCTCCTGCGCTCCCATCCCGTCCTGTCGGGCCCCCTTGCTCCCAGCCAGACCCGGGCAGCACCTCCTCTTCCGACAAAGCACCTCCTCGCCCCAGGCCCCTTTGCTGAGCATGGCCCCTGCACCAGGCACCTGGGGGCCTCCAGCCTCCCTTCACAAGGCTTGTAGCCACACACAGACCACCCCGACACCCTCTTCGCTAGGCTGCGGGTCACAGGGATGTGTGGGGTCACTTTGCTCTCACCATTCTCCCTCGTGGCAGGGGCCTTGCACTTCATGGCGGACACAGCGACAGTGGGCAGCGAGCGCTCCTGAAACGCAccccagcagtgccagggctTCTTCAGACACTCCTCTGCTGACTCTGCAGGGGAAGCGGGATGAGATGAGTTTCCAGCACAGGATCCCAAGCCCCAGACCTGGGGACCTGCTCCTCCCACAGCACCCGCAGTAAGCCCCTTgtcccctgcccagggctgtcccagccTCAGGCAAAGACTGGTGGTGCCACGTCTGCCTCACCCACCCCCGGGGCTCAGACCCCCAAAAGGCGGCAGCAGTGGCAGaggcagcggcggcagcagcagctcctcctgccccggcctggcctggcctcaACTCACCTCAcctgggtgctgggaggtgCTGCCTCCCAGTCTAGGCCCTGCTTATGGCCGCACCCCTCCTTATACCTTCCTGGGGGCTGTGTCACTGACCCACTGTGACACCCCTGTGACACCATTGCCACGCACCCAGTGCCCACTGCCGCCCACTGTGACATGGCCACCGTGTCACCAGGGCTGGTGCCAGGGGCTGATGTGGGCTCCTGAAACATGCTCTAACGCAGGGGCACCCACAAACCCCATAGCTCAGGCCCCTGGGGCAGATGGCCGACACACAGAGCCTGCTATTGCTCCCATCTGTGTGGGGTCAGCCTCTTGCCTGGGGCTGTGGTCACCTCGCAGCCCCTCACCGCCCTGTCCCACCCCTTCCCACCATCCCTCGGTCTCCTCTTTattggcaggggctggggagagggaggtggaGTTCAGCACGAGGGTGCAGGCAAATAAATGTTATGTCTAAACACCGGGGAGCAATTCAGGTGCTTAATGTGCCTACCTTGTGCCACTTTAGTTGTCTTACAGACAAATACCCTGTGAGCATGCATGAAAATGGCACATAGGACACTGGGCCTGGGAAAAATGCACGCCCTTTTACATCCCTCGGGTGGGATACGCTAGGGCGTCTCACATTGCAGAGAATACCTATTTTAATTTCAACTGTAATGCCGAGGACTCCATTCATTCTTGTCTACCGGGCGTTAGCTCACAcctggctgcacagagcaggaTTCAGTCAACTGAAAACAGGCTCCACGGTGTCACTTTGGGTAGTGCGAGGAGTCTCACCTGACCTGGAGCTGCCACTCCAGGACAGGGCAGGCCTGGCACAACGCTGGACCGTACCAGTCTGCTCTGTCCAGAGGTCTCAGGCCCACCACCAACTCCCAAATGACAACAGGTCTTTATCTGTAGATAACCGAATGTTTCTCTGTCGGTAACTCTGTCCATAGCAGAGTTCCTGCATACATAACGTGTCACTGAGGAGGATGGATATAGTCATATTTAAGGACTTCTTGGGGTTTcacttgtggtgggttgaccttggctggatgccaggtgcccaccaagctgctctatcactccccctcctcaactgggcagggggaaaaaaatatgacaaaaggcttgtgggtcaagataaggacagggagagatcactcaccagttactgtcatgggcaaaacagacttgcctcggggaaattaatttaatttattaccaatcaaatcagagtagggtgaagaaaaataaaactaattctTAAAgcaccttcctccccccccgccccccccgcccccaaccCCTTattcccaggctcaacttcactcccgattttctctacctcatCCCCtcaagcagcacagggggatggggaacgggggttgtggtcagttctTCACACatctctgccgctccttcctcctcgctcttttcccctgctccaacaTGGGGTCCCTCCCAAAGTAGACATCCACGTACTTCTCCAATGTaagtccttcccatgggctgcagctcttcacaaactgctccagcatgggtcctttccacgtgtcctttccacggggtgcagttcttcaggaacagactgctccagcgtgagtcccccacggggtcacaagtcctgccagcaaacctgctccagtgtgggatTCTTTCCAcggggtcacaggtcctgccaggtgCCTGTTCCACcacaggcttcccatggggtcacagcctaCTTCaggtgcatccacctgctctcTCGTGGGGTCTTCcttgggctgcaggtgggtatctgctgCACCATGGACCTCTCGTGGGGTCTTCcttgggctgcaggtgggtatctgctgcaccatggacctccatgggctgcaggggaacagcctgcctcaccacgaactgcagg contains these protein-coding regions:
- the LOC104258847 gene encoding PHD finger protein 7 — protein: MKCKAPATRENACVLCGREDADPDIYGEKSQDNGVCTHENCLYLANGLSSRWARNNEVHNIRPEDVRWVVKQATRKICYVCGERGATIACQGKKCKRSFHFPCGCENGCISQFFGQYRSFCQEHRPAQTVQVHQDGQTSCIICLEHVEEKLSYQTMVCPSCRQAWFHRGCIQQQAFHAGLLCFRCPQCNDREKFLPEMSSLGVQVPARQPAWEAGAGFTDMYQRHSRCDASLCLYAQGREQAEEEGPWSLLLCSSCAAKGTHRCCSALKDSAATWECDDCAGVSTASSAQPETAGPSTTSLAASSQSSPAPKTHRRSGQIGPDRRAGRSWIRTPAKKPYSQH